One region of Carya illinoinensis cultivar Pawnee chromosome 8, C.illinoinensisPawnee_v1, whole genome shotgun sequence genomic DNA includes:
- the LOC122318629 gene encoding metal transporter Nramp5-like — translation MSLVQIQENPRWKKLLGYVGPGILVSVGYLDPGNLETDLQAGADHKYELLWIVLVGLTFAFIIQCCSARLGVATGKHLAEHCKAEYPSPVKYCLWILAEMAVIAADIPQVLGTAFALNILFRIPMWSGVLLAGLNTLLLLGMQRYGIRKLEGAIGMLVMVVGGCFFAVMIKARPSAKEMVTGMFVPKLNGKGATTDAIALLGALIMPHNLFLHSALVISRKFPHSSDGINSASKFFFIESGLSLVVAFLINVVVMSVSASVCSNPNISVDSKGHCKNITLESAAFLFKNDLGKWSAKLYAISLLASGQSSTVAGTYAGQYIMQGFLDLKMELWLRNLITRCIAIGPSLVACIIGGPHGAGRLIIIASMILAFELPLVLVPLLRFTSSEAKMGQHKNPFLLSLVSWLLGSCSIGINMYFLSITLIGRITGNKMTKTGSILTGVIALPIMVIYVSLLTYMTLKRENSATSSHNLGISPVSTDGTGAEKGLESSSNQRTDDIETDDIIHA, via the exons ATGTCTCTGGTTCAGATACAAGAGAACCCTAGATGGAAAAAGCTTTTGGGTTATGTAGGACCTGGTATTCTCGTTTCTGTAGGCTATCTTGATCCCGGAAACT TGGAAACAGACCTACAAGCTGGTGCAGATCACAAATACGAG TTGCTATGGATCGTGCTTGTCGGGCTGACCTTCGCTTTCATAATCCAGTGTTGTTCTGCAAGATTAGGGGTGGCAACAG GAAAGCATCTCGCTGAGCATTGCAAGGCAGAGTACCCAAGCCCAGTGAAATACTGCCTGTGGATACTTGCTGAGATGGCCGTTATAGCTGCTGACATCCCACAAG TACTAGGAACGGCATTTGCTCTGAACATACTCTTCAGAATACCCATGTGGAGTGGGGTCCTGCTGGCTGGATTGAATACTCTCCTTCTCCTTGGGATGCAACGATATGGT ATAAGGAAGCTGGAGGGTGCGATTGGTATGCTAGTAATGGTGGTGGGTGGCTGCTTCTTTGCTGTAATGATAAAGGCCAGACCGAGTGCAAAGGAGATGGTGACCGGAATGTTCGTTCCCAAATTGAATGGAAAAGGAGCCACCACAGATGCCATTGCTCTTTTAGGAGCTCTGATCATGcc GCACAATCTTTTTCTCCATTCAGCATTGGTCATATCGAGAAAGTTCCCTCACTCCTCTGATGGCATCAAT AGTGCAAGCAAGTTTTTCTTCATAGAAAGTGGGCTATCACTAGTCGTAGCGTTCCTCATCAATGTGGTTGTCATGTCTGTTAGTGCCAGCGTGTGCTCCAATCCAAATATCTCTGTAGATAGCAAGGGTCATTGCAAGAATATCACTCTCGAGTCTGCGGCTTTCTTGTTTAAG AATGACCTTGGAAAGTGGAGTGCAAAGCTATATGCCATATCCCTGCTTGCGTCTGGTCAGAGCTCAACTGTTGCAGGAACCTACGCAGGCCAGTACATTATGCAG GGTTTTCTGGATTTGAAGATGGAACTCTGGTTGAGAAACTTAATAACCAGGTGCATAGCCATTGGTCCAAGTTTGGTGGCGTGCATTATAGGCGGACCTCATGGAGCTGGAAGGCTTATCATCATTGCTTCT ATGATCTTGGCATTTGAACTTCCATTGGTATTGGTTCCTCTCCTCCGGTTCACCAGCAGTGAAGCCAAGATGGGTCAGCACAAGAATCCCTTTCTG CTAAGCCTCGTCTCATGGCTATTGGGGTCTTGCTCAATCGGGATCAACATGTATTTCTTAAGCATCACTCTGATTGGAAGGATAACGGGTAACAAGATGACTAAAACCGGATCAATCCTCACAGGAGTAATAGCATTGCCTATAATGGTAATCTACGTATCGTTGTTGACATACATGACACTGAAAAGAGAAAATTCTGCAACTAGTTCCCATAACTTGGGGATAAGCCCCGTTAGCACCGATGGAACAGGGGCCGAGAAAGGCTTGGAATCGAGCAGCAACCAGAGAACTGATGACATTGAGACGGATGATATTATCCATGCATGA
- the LOC122318630 gene encoding probable glycosyltransferase At5g03795 produces MSAWKTSPAMSSLPLCTVQGSLLTLAILTLFSFTYFSFNSLRSPLSATSSSSSTTQISVAKMVPGDHMVERHDRQAERLSVYHSPDVFRFNYAEMERIFKVYIYPDGNPDTFYQTPRKLTGKYASEGYFFQNIRESPFRTDDPNQAHLFFIPISCHKMRGKGTSYENMTVIVQNYVQSLISKYPYWNRTLGADHFFVTCHDVGVRATEGLPLLVKNSIRVVCSPSYDVGFIPHKDVALPQVLQPFALPAGGNDLENRTTLGFWAGHRNSKIRVILARVWENDTELDISNNRINRAMGPLLYQKRFYTTKFCICPGGSQVNSARITDSIHYGCVPVILSNYYDLPFNDILDWHKFAVVLKENDVYQLKQILKDISDAEFVALHKNLVKVQRHFQWNSPPIKYDAFHMVMYELWLRHHVIKY; encoded by the exons ATGTCGGCCTGGAAAACATCCCCGGCGATGTCCTCCTTGCCGCTCTGTACAGTCCAAGGTTCTCTCCTCACCCTCGCCATCCTAACCCTCTTCTCCTTCACCTATTTCTCCTTCAATTCTCTCCGCTCCCCTCTCTCTGCcacctcctcttcttcttcaaccaCTCAGATTTCTGTTGCGAAAATGGTTCCTGGAGATCATATGGTGGAGAGGCATGACAGGCAGGCGGAGCGGCTTTCGGTTTACCATTCCCCTGACGTTTTCCGGTTCAATTACGCCGAGATGGAGCGCATATTTAAGGTGTACATATACCCGGACGGGAATCCCGATACTTTCTACCAGACGCCCAGGAAGCTCACAGGGAAGTACGCCAGCGAGGGCTATTTCTTCCAGAACATTCGCGAGAGTCCCTTCCGCACCGATGATCCCAATCAGGCTCACCTCTTCTTCATTCCCATCTCCTGCCACAAGATGCGAGGCAAG GGAACTTCTTATGAGAATATGACTGTAATTGTCCAGAATTATGTGCAAAGCTTAATTTCCAAGTATCCTTACTGGAATCGAACCTTAGGAGCAGATCATTTTTTTGTCACTTGTCATGATGTTGGTGTTAGGGCTACAGAAGGTCTTCCGCTTCTTGTAAAGAACTCAATTCGGGTTGTGTGCTCCCCAAGTTATGATGTTGGATTCATTCCACACAAAGATGTTGCCCTTCCTCAAGTACTGCAGCCATTTGCTCTTCCAGCTGGTGGAAATGATCTTGAAAACAG GACGACACTTGGTTTTTGGGCTGGACATCGGAACTCCAAAATCAGAGTTATACTAGCACGAGTTTGGGAGAATGACACAGAACTTGATATTTCCAATAACAGAATAAATAGGGCTATGGGACCACTGCTATATCAAAAGAGGTTTTATACGACTAAGTTCTGCATATGCCCTGGTGGTTCCCAGGTTAACAGTGCTCGCATAACTGACTCAATCCATTATGGATGTGTACCTG TGATATTGTCAAATTATTATGACCTGCCATTCAATGATATTCTTGATTGGCATAAATTTGCTGTCGTGCTTAAGGAGAATGATGTATACCAGCTTAAGCAAATTCTCAAGGACATATCTGATGCTGAGTTTGTTGCACTGCATAAGAACCTAGTTAAG GTCCAGAGACACTTCCAGTGGAACTCTCCACCCATCAAATATGATGCATTCCACATGGTCATGTATGAACTTTGGCTGCGCCACCATGTCATCAAATACTGA